The following are encoded together in the Gemmatimonadaceae bacterium genome:
- the gcvH gene encoding glycine cleavage system protein GcvH, which produces MSDIPKDLLYTEDHEYLKPTDDSNVVAIGITDYAQGELGDVVFIELPKVGASFAKHDVFGTVEAVKAVSELYSPVSGEVIAVNDRLDKEPALVNSSPYGDGWMIKVRLKDPNERKALLDAGAYSAHLGG; this is translated from the coding sequence GTGTCCGATATCCCGAAGGACCTGCTCTACACCGAAGACCACGAATACCTGAAGCCCACCGACGACTCCAATGTCGTCGCCATCGGCATCACCGACTACGCCCAGGGTGAGCTTGGCGATGTCGTTTTCATCGAGCTTCCGAAGGTCGGCGCGTCGTTCGCCAAGCACGACGTGTTCGGCACAGTCGAAGCGGTGAAGGCCGTGTCCGAGCTCTATTCGCCGGTTTCCGGCGAGGTCATCGCCGTCAATGACCGCCTCGACAAAGAGCCGGCCCTCGTCAACAGCTCGCCGTACGGCGACGGTTGGATGATCAAGGTCCGGCTCAAAGACCCGAACGAGCGCAAAGCGCTGCTCGACGCGGGCGCCTACTCGGCGCACCTCGGCGGCTAG
- the coaE gene encoding dephospho-CoA kinase (Dephospho-CoA kinase (CoaE) performs the final step in coenzyme A biosynthesis.): MLIVGLTGNIGSGKSTVARMLSERGATIIDADVLARRAVELGTPAYTKIVARWGRAVVSPDGHLDRAALRRVVFADQSQLEELNEIVHPEVESLRDRLVEQARARGDRIVVCDIPLLFEKGMADRFDRILLVDAPRPIRLERLLQDRGLQTTEAMEIIAAQMPAELKRARADYIIENAGTLTQLERRVQDLWASLMRDASGVRSVAR; encoded by the coding sequence ATGCTAATTGTTGGCCTCACCGGCAACATCGGCAGCGGTAAGTCGACGGTCGCCCGGATGCTTTCCGAACGCGGCGCCACGATCATCGACGCCGATGTTCTTGCCCGACGTGCCGTCGAACTCGGAACCCCCGCGTACACGAAGATCGTCGCGCGGTGGGGCCGTGCCGTGGTCTCTCCCGACGGACACCTCGACCGCGCCGCTCTGCGTCGAGTCGTGTTCGCGGACCAAAGCCAACTCGAAGAACTTAACGAGATCGTGCATCCCGAGGTCGAGAGCCTCCGCGATCGCCTCGTCGAGCAGGCCCGCGCGCGCGGCGATCGAATCGTCGTCTGCGACATTCCGCTCCTGTTCGAGAAAGGCATGGCCGACCGCTTCGACCGGATTCTCCTCGTCGACGCCCCGCGTCCGATCCGTCTCGAGCGTCTTCTCCAGGACCGCGGCCTGCAAACGACCGAAGCGATGGAGATCATCGCCGCCCAAATGCCGGCTGAGCTCAAACGCGCGCGTGCCGACTACATCATAGAGAATGCCGGGACGCTGACGCAGCTCGAGCGGAGGGTCCAGGATCTGTGGGCCTCGCTGATGCGGGACGCCAGCGGGGTGAGATCGGTGGCGCGATAA